The following are encoded together in the Equus quagga isolate Etosha38 chromosome 15, UCLA_HA_Equagga_1.0, whole genome shotgun sequence genome:
- the LOC124227466 gene encoding olfactory receptor 2B2-like, which produces MWINNQSSLDDFILLGFSDQPWLETPFFVIFLVAYIFALFGNISIILVSHLDPQLDSPMYFFVSNLSFLDLCYTTSIVPQMLVNLMGQEKTISYGGCVVQLYIFLALGSTECILLAIMAFDRYVAICKPLHYPIIMNQRRCIHMATGTWISGFANSLVQSTLTVLAPRCGQRVIDHFFCEVPALLKLACTDTRINEAELNVLGALLLLVPLAFILGTYVFIARAVMRFRSAESRWKAFNTCASHLLVVSLFYFTAISIYVQPPSSYSRDRGKIMALFYGIVTPTLNPFIYTLRNKDVKAALRRALTKEFWVKRK; this is translated from the coding sequence ATGTGGATCAACAATCAGAGCTCACTAGATGATTTTATCTTATTGGGATTTTCTGACCAACCCTGGTTGGAGACACCATTCTTTGTAATCTTTCTGGTGGCTTACATCTTTGCCCTATTTGGAAATATCTCCATTATCCTAGTTTCCCACCTGGATCCCCAGCTTGACAGTCCcatgtatttttttgtctctaaTCTCTCTTTTCTGGACCTCTGCTATACTACTAGTATTGTCCCACAGATGCTAGTCAACCTTATGGGACAAGAAAAGACCATTAGCTATGGTGGCTGTGTTGTCCAGCTCTATATCTTCTTGGCCTTGGGTTCTACTGAATGTATACTTCTGGCCATCATGGCCTTTGACCGTTATGTTGCTATTTGCAAGCCTCTTCACTACCCAATCATCATGAACCAGAGGCGCTGTATCCACATGGCCACTGGGACCTGGATTAGTGGTTTTGCTAACTCCCTTGTGCAGTCTACTCTCACAGTCTTGGCCCCAAGATGTGGACAGAGGGTGATAGACCATTTCTTCTGTGAAGTGCCTGCTCTTTTGAAACTAGCTTGTACTGATACTCGTATAAATGAAGCTGAGCTCAATGTACTAGGGGCTTTGTTACTCCTAGTGCCTCTTGCTTTCATCCTGGGCACTTATGTGTTCATTGCTCGGGCAGTAATGAGATTCCGGTCTGCTGAAAGTCGCTGGAAGGCCTTTAATACCTGTGCTTCACACTTGCTGGTGGTCTCCCTCTTCTACTTTACAGCCATCAGTATATATGTGCAGCCTCCCTCTAGCTATTCTCGTGACAGGGGGAAGATCATGGCTCTCTTCTATGGAATCGTCACACCTACACTCAATCCATTTATCTATACActgaggaacaaggatgtgaaaGCTGCCCTGAGAAGGGCACTGACTAAGGAGTTTTGGGTCAAAAGAAAATGA